GCTGAAACTTCGGTAGGCGAGTAATCTGTTGCAAGCATCCTCTACCTCCTCAGCATCAACCGTGTATAGTTCAGCATCAACACCTAGAAGATCAGCAGCCTTAGCGCCCCACACAAGATCTCTTGACCCCTCTAAACCCAAGCAGAGCACCTTAATCTCCATAATGTTTGAGGCGATCTTCGCCAGAAGCGCGCTATCTAAGCCCCCTGAGAAACCTAAAGCCACCCTACCAGCCTTCTTCAACCTCGCTTCAACCGATGTTCTGAGCAGAGCTGAAACTCGGCTGGCAGCTTCATCCAGATCCTCCACCACCCCCTCGTCTCTTACTTCTGGGATCTTATACACCCGCTTCTCGCCGAAAGATAGGTGAAGTAAAGCGTTCTTCGGCGCCTCCTCTGCTTCAAAGCCTAACAACTCTAAGGCGTTTCTTTCTGTTGCTGCTGCTATAAGCTCAGGCTTCTGCACGTAGTAGAGTGGTTTCTGACCCAGGTGGTCTCTCACTAAAATCATCTCCTCTTCACCAGCGAAGATCATCGCATACGCTCCATCAACCGATTTCAGATCTTCGGCAGCCTCCTCAAACTGTCTGTCGAGAAGTTTGCGCCCCAGTTTCTCCAAGTCGAAGTTCTCAGGCGCATAGATCTCTCCGTGCATCGGTATAGGATGTGGTGCTTCACCCTGAAACTTTAAGCAAACCCCGGACTCAGCAGAGTATTCATCTATGTTGCAGGTGCTTAGGTCTCCTTGTTTTGTGTAGAGGTGGAAGCCGAAGGGTGCCCGACGAATCATCTGCCAAAGTATCTTCGTTAAGATATCCTCTTCCCTTCTGCTTATACAGGCTGCAAGCCCGCTTACTGGATTCATCTCAAACTCTGAACCTGCTTCTTTATCTTCTTGGCTAACGCTGGTCCTATTTTAGGTACTGAGGCTAGCTGCTCCTCTTTGGCTGAAGCAATCTTGCTAAGGTCTGTGAATCCTCGGCTGTAGAGGGCTCTGGCTCTAACTCGCCCTATGCCCTCGAGTTTAGTTAGAGGCAGCAGCTCGGCTCTAACACCATACTTTACTCTCATTCTCAGCTCTTCGATCTCATCTATTAAGTAGTTGATCTGGAGTAGTTTGGCAATCTCCTCAAAAGAGTAGAGTAGCCACTCGGCGTTCTCGGTTATTCTGTAGAGGTCTCCGGGTTCAACACCATATTTTTCTAGTATGCTGTCTTCGCTAGCCTCCCTTATCCAAGCATCTAATACAAGCACATTCCTGAAGGAGTCCGAGCCGCTCCAGTAAGCCGCTTCCTCATAGGGTTGTATGAGGAATTCTTCGCTATGCTCTTCTATATACTCCCTAGCCTCATCCGTATCTTTGCTTCTGAGAGCAAGCTTAGGCGACATATCAGGCGCTATTGAGATGATGTGGATTATACCGGCTTCGTATCTTTGCCCAGCCCTACTTCTTTGAAGCGCCTTCTTAAATAGCACTCCCGTTTCAGGATCTATATAGAGTAGCGAGATTCGTTTGCCAAACTCTGTAGCCATATATCTGCGACCGACCTTCTCAACTAACCCGTCTCTTAGCAGGGTAGATAGGCATCTGCTCAACCTAATCTTCACCGTAGGTCGCCTATACTGCAGCGTGAAGAGCGTCTTGGAGAAGAATTCGTCAATATCATCGTCGGTCAACCCCGGTAGGCTGGCTATTGTAGCAAGTAGATGTGTTCTAAGCATACCTTCGTCTGAGAGCTGTGATGTGATGGGTTCAGGCTTACCTTTTATGTAATTCTCGAAGAGCTCTTCTTTGGTGAATGAGGGCGAAGCCAAGAGGATTGTCTCACCTATATCATCAAACTTAGGTCTACCAGCTCTACCGCACATCTGCTTATACTCAAGTACAGAAAGCAGGCTCTGCCCACCATACTCTGCATCATATCTATAGAGGCTTGATATCACAACCCTCCTGGCGGGAAGGTTAACTCCGGCAGCAAGCGTTGGTGTTGCTGTTAGTATCTTTATTAGCCCACTTCTGTAGGCTTCCTCGACGATCCTTCTATGGATAGATGCGAGACCAGCGTGGTGGAACGCTGAACCGCACTCAACCGCTTCAGCTAGAGATCTGCTCAACGAGGTCTCCTCAACCTCAGTCAATATCCTCCTACTTACTTCACTCAACTCTCGCTTCTCTTCCTCTGTAAGATAGCGTTTAGTGACCTCAGCAGCTTTAGCCGCTAAGCTAACAGCCCTCCTTCGAGTCTCCGCAAATATTAGTGCCTGCCCGCCTTCATCGAGCACGTCTGCGGCAACATCTATCGCAGCGCCTCTTCCAGTGCTCTTTACGGTCTTGGTTCTGCCGTCTGCGTAGACAATTCTGCCGTGGTCCCAGACACCTTCAACGAGCTTTACTGGTCTCCAGTCTATGTTGATGAGCTCAGCACCAAGCCATTTTGCTATCGTAGCCCCATTCGTTATCGTAGCGCTCAAACCTATTATCTGTGAATCTGGGGAAAAGGCTCTGATCTTGGTTAGTATGCTCTCTAAAGTGGGTCCCCTTCTCGGTAAACCTACTAGGTGCACCTCATCCGCAACATACAGCCTCACGTCATCTATCCAAGAAGCACCGTGTCTAAGTATTGAGTCGAACCTCTCGTTGGTTAAGACGATTAGATCACCATCTCTAAGAAACTCACCCGGGGAATCATAGTCCCCTGTTGAGATGCGTACCTTAACGTTCGAGCCATCGGGTTTTGTCAGAGCCTCCAACATCTTGAACTCCTCATACTTTTCAGCAGCTAGCGCTCTTAGGGGTGTGAGGTAGACCACCTTCCCCCCATCTTCCAGAATCCTTTTGCCAGCAGCGATTATCGCCACAAGTGTCTTGCCGCTAGCGGTTGGTGTCGTTAGAAGGACGTTGGTTCCTTGGAGCGCACCTCTCCTAACGGCTTCTTCTTGGGGTGGATAGAGGTCTACGTAACCCTTCTCCTCCAGCAGATCAACAAGGGGTTTAGGCAGGGGTAGGTCTCTTATACGCAAGTGATATGATCACACAACTTTTCTGAAGTAGCCTGGTCTGACTTCATAGATCTGTCCGCTTCTATGAAGTATCTGCAGCATCCGCTCAGCTTCTTCCCGCTTAAATTTACCAGTTTTAATGAGCTCTTCTATAAACACCTTACCATCTACAGGCTTCTGCTCAGGACCAGAAAGCGATTTAAATACGTCTAAGGCTGTTTCAAGCAGAGTTCTTTCGCTGAGGGGTCTGCCGTGCAAGACGCCTAGATCAACTCTACCCGTCTTCACATCTACGCTTACGGTGCTGAGCATCCTCTCCATCAGAGAGATAGCCCTTAACGCATCCTCTTCATTCACCTTATCTCTTAGCATAACCCTTGCTCTAGCGGTAGCTAATCTGATAAGCGACTCGAGCTGCCTAGGTGTGACGGTTATCATAGATGCATCACCTACACTTCGCATCTTAAGATA
The Nitrososphaerota archaeon genome window above contains:
- a CDS encoding DEAD/DEAH box helicase, which gives rise to MRIRDLPLPKPLVDLLEEKGYVDLYPPQEEAVRRGALQGTNVLLTTPTASGKTLVAIIAAGKRILEDGGKVVYLTPLRALAAEKYEEFKMLEALTKPDGSNVKVRISTGDYDSPGEFLRDGDLIVLTNERFDSILRHGASWIDDVRLYVADEVHLVGLPRRGPTLESILTKIRAFSPDSQIIGLSATITNGATIAKWLGAELINIDWRPVKLVEGVWDHGRIVYADGRTKTVKSTGRGAAIDVAADVLDEGGQALIFAETRRRAVSLAAKAAEVTKRYLTEEEKRELSEVSRRILTEVEETSLSRSLAEAVECGSAFHHAGLASIHRRIVEEAYRSGLIKILTATPTLAAGVNLPARRVVISSLYRYDAEYGGQSLLSVLEYKQMCGRAGRPKFDDIGETILLASPSFTKEELFENYIKGKPEPITSQLSDEGMLRTHLLATIASLPGLTDDDIDEFFSKTLFTLQYRRPTVKIRLSRCLSTLLRDGLVEKVGRRYMATEFGKRISLLYIDPETGVLFKKALQRSRAGQRYEAGIIHIISIAPDMSPKLALRSKDTDEAREYIEEHSEEFLIQPYEEAAYWSGSDSFRNVLVLDAWIREASEDSILEKYGVEPGDLYRITENAEWLLYSFEEIAKLLQINYLIDEIEELRMRVKYGVRAELLPLTKLEGIGRVRARALYSRGFTDLSKIASAKEEQLASVPKIGPALAKKIKKQVQSLR
- a CDS encoding asparagine synthetase B, translating into MNPVSGLAACISRREEDILTKILWQMIRRAPFGFHLYTKQGDLSTCNIDEYSAESGVCLKFQGEAPHPIPMHGEIYAPENFDLEKLGRKLLDRQFEEAAEDLKSVDGAYAMIFAGEEEMILVRDHLGQKPLYYVQKPELIAAATERNALELLGFEAEEAPKNALLHLSFGEKRVYKIPEVRDEGVVEDLDEAASRVSALLRTSVEARLKKAGRVALGFSGGLDSALLAKIASNIMEIKVLCLGLEGSRDLVWGAKAADLLGVDAELYTVDAEEVEDACNRLLAYRSFSALDLSIGVGVELLARRAREEGYQTLMLGQLADELFGGYMRYHGAFLSKGLEAAQKLIVEDISSAERGLERDEYASAPYVDLSLPYASKPLVKYALNIHPRLKVDEKRRKIVLRRVAEILNLPEEIAEAPKKALQYSTGIAKAIKAAKKPL